A portion of the Punica granatum isolate Tunisia-2019 chromosome 7, ASM765513v2, whole genome shotgun sequence genome contains these proteins:
- the LOC116214311 gene encoding cytochrome P450 71A25-like translates to MASLLISILVIPLLSLLVIGWRRTRVTAIHPSSTTQKRRVPPSPPTLPVIGNLHQLGTYPHKTLQTLSRRYGPFMLVHMGRAPALIVSSARLAGEVMKTHDIAFSDRPLWSTARRLLYDGKDVSLAPYGEYWRQMRSLCVLQLLNNKRVQSFSSVREEELALLVKRIGDASPTPVDMSDAFATLTNGVVCRAALGRKYGEDEAIGRRFKTLLAEFVGLLGAFNVGDLIPSLGWINKLNGLDKKVERVAKEFDDFLEQVVEEHVSKLNKPYQQEERKYNNDDNNSTRNNNDSDGDGDSDNKDFVDVLLEFQRGNLAGFPLSKLSIKAIILDIFAAGTDTTYTVLEWAMTELLKHPKVMENLQREVREVAKGRLNITDEDLDRLRYLNAVVKETLRLHPPLPLLFPRAVTRDVTINGYDVAAGTMVITNAWAIGRDPDSWGPNPDEFKPERFLGNPVDYKGQNFELIPFGAGRRGCPGIAFAMAMDNFVLANLMLRFDWALPPGMRAEDLDMTQCTGLTIHRKVPLLAVATPYSS, encoded by the exons ATGGCCTCACTTCTCATCTCCATCCTCGTCATCCCACTTCTCTCCCTTCTCGTCATCGGATGGCGTCGAACCCGTGTCACTGCGATCCACCCGTCATCCACCACCCAGAAGCGCCGTGTCCCACCCTCGCCCCCCACGCTCCCCGTCATTGGAAACCTCCACCAGCTCGGCACCTACCCTCACAAGACCCTGCAGACCTTGTCCCGGAGGTACGGCCCGTTCATGCTCGTCCACATGGGTCGGGCACCGGCCTTGATTGTCTCGTCGGCCCGCTTGGCCGGGGAGGTCATGAAGACCCATGACATCGCGTTCTCGGACCGACCCCTGTGGAGCACGGCCCGTCGCCTCCTGTACGATGGGAAGGACGTGTCGTTGGCCCCGTACGGGGAGTATTGGCGCCAGATGAGGAGCTTGTGCGTGCTCCAGCTGCTCAACAACAAGAGGGTCCAGTCGTTTAGTTCCGTCCGTGAGGAAGAGCTCGCCCTATTGGTCAAGCGGATTGGGGATGCTTCCCCGACTCCGGTGGACATGAGTGATGCTTTTGCAACTCTAACGAACGGCGTGGTGTGTCGGGCGGCGCTGGGAAGGAAGTACGGCGAGGACGAGGCGATCGGGAGGAGGTTTAAGACCTTGTTGGCGGAATTTGTGGGCCTATTGGGTGCGTTTAACGTAGGAGATCTCATACCGAGCTTGGGTTGGATCAATAAGCTCAATGGTTTGGataaaaaagttgaaaggGTGGCCAAGGAGTTCGACGATTTCTTGGAGCAAGTTGTGGAGGAGCATGTGAGCAAGTTGAACAAACCTTATcaacaagaagagagaaaatataataatgacGATAATAATAGTACTAGGAACAATAATGATAGCGATGGTGACGGTGATAGTGATAACAAGGATTTTGTGGATGTGCTGCTTGAATTCCAAAGGGGCAATTTGGCTGGTTTTCCCCTTAGCAAACTCAGCATCAAAGCTATCATCCTG GATATTTTTGCTGCAGGGACTGATACAACTTACACGGTCTTAGAATGGGCAATGACAGAGCTCTTGAAGCACCCTAAGGTAATGGAGAATTTGCAAAGGGAAGTTAGGGAAGTAGCCAAGGGAAGGCTCAACATCACAGATGAAGATCTAGACCGATTGCGTTACCTCAATGCCGTCGTCAAGGAGACCCTTCGACTGCACCCTCCACTCCCGCTTCTGTTCCCACGGGCTGTGACTCGGGATGTCACTATCAATGGCTACGACGTGGCTGCCGGGACGATGGTCATCACCAATGCCTGGGCCATTGGGAGGGACCCCGACTCATGGGGCCCCAACCCGGATGAATTCAAGCCCGAGCGGTTCCTGGGCAACCCCGTGGACTACAAGGGGCAAAATTTTGAGCTCATCCCGTTTGGAGCGGGGCGGAGGGGGTGCCCAGGGATTGCGTTTGCTATGGCCATGGACAATTTCGTGCTGGCGAATCTGATGCTCAGGTTTGATTGGGCGTTGCCTCCGGGAATGAGGGCTGAGGATTTGGACATGACTCAGTGCACTGGGCTCACTATCCATAGGAAAGTTCCGCTTTTGGCCGTTGCAACCCCTTACTCTTCTTAG
- the LOC116215486 gene encoding serine/threonine/tyrosine-protein kinase HT1-like: MKNFQFFKQISNNARSERRLSLGEYKRAVSWSKYLVSSGAEIKGEGEEEWSADMSELFIGNKFASGRHSRIYGGIYKQRDVAIKIVCQPEEDEDLAALLEKQFTSEVALLFRLEHPNIITFVAACKKPPVFCIIMEYMSGGSLRKFLHQQEPYSVPLNLVLKLALDIAHGMQYLHSQGILHRDLKSENLLLGEDMCVKVADFGISCLESQCKSAKGFTSTYRWMAPEMIKEKHHTKKVDVYSFGIVLWELLTALTPFDDMTPEQAAFAVCQKDARPPLPPECPAAFRHLISRCWSSNPNRRPYFDEIVSILEGYSESLEQDPEFFLSFRPSPNRSVLRLPRCLLPKCITDP; this comes from the exons ATGAAGAATTTCCAGTTTTTCAAGCAGATTTCGAACAATGCGAGGTCCGAGAGGCGGCTCTCGCTCGGGGAGTACAAGAGGGCGGTTTCCTGGTCCAAGTACTTGGTGTCCTCCGGCGCAGAGATAAAAGGCGAGGGGGAAGAGGAATGGAGCGCCGACATGTCGGAGCTGTTCATAGGAAACAAGTTCGCGTCGGGACGCCACAGCCGGATTTACGGGGGTATTTATAAGCAGAGGGATGTGGCTATTAAGATTGTCTGTCAGCCTGAAGAGGACGAGGATTTGGCTGCTCTGTTGGAGAAGCAGTTCACCTCTGAGGTTGCCCTGCTTTTTAGGTTGGAACATCCCAACATCATCACT TTTGTTGCAGCTTGCAAGAAACCTCCAGTGTTCTGCATCATAATGGAATACATGTCGGGGGGCTCATTGAGGAAATTCCTCCACCAGCAAGAGCCCTACTCAGTCCCCCTCAACCTTGTTCTAAAGCTAGCCCTCGACATCGCTCACGGGATGCAGTACCTTCACTCTCAAGGAATCCTTCACCGGGACCTCAAGTCAGAGAACCTTCTTCTCGGGGAAGATATGTGTGTGAAGGTAGCGGATTTCGGGATATCATGCTTGGAATCACAATGCAAGAGTGCCAAGGGGTTCACCAGCACATATCGTTGGATGGCCCCAGAGATGATCAAGGAGAAGCACCACACAAAGAAAGTTGATGTCTACAGCTTCGGGATAGTTCTATGGGAGCTCCTGACGGCTTTGACTCCATTTGATGATATGACTCCCGAGCAGGCTGCTTTTGCAGTTTGTCAAAAG GATGCAAGGCCACCATTGCCTCCAGAATGCCCTGCAGCGTTTCGGCATCTTATAAGCCGGTGCTGGTCAAGCAATCCCAACAGGCGACCCTACTTCGACGAGATCGTCTCGATCCTCGAAGGCTACTCGGAGTCCCTCGAGCAGGACCCAGAATTCTTCCTGTCCTTCAGGCCATCCCCCAATCGCTCTGTACTCCGTCTCCCTCGGTGCTTGCTGCCCAAGTGCATCACGGACCCATAG